In Leptolyngbya sp. 'hensonii', the following are encoded in one genomic region:
- a CDS encoding cation diffusion facilitator family transporter → MMQNLCSSDPTFGFSACDTLHLTEKGADQTQKIRSLRHVLVLLSLFFCVELGAGIWSHSLSLLADAEHLLSDLAALGIALGAAWLSRFASRWQVLHRLRLETMAALINGMSLAGVAFWIVQEAMARFQTPSPEILGLPMLVTALVGLLINSINVACLHGCSHQDLSTKGAFFHVLSDVISSVGTVLAAIAVIWLDWSWADGVISLMVAGLIALFSAYLVVQCVSCLLGYRSDTSVSLCHCPTGTAAYDRQQAEKLLFPSLTDIV, encoded by the coding sequence ATGATGCAAAACCTCTGCTCATCTGATCCAACTTTTGGATTCTCCGCTTGCGACACATTGCATCTGACGGAGAAGGGAGCCGATCAGACCCAGAAGATTCGATCCCTGCGTCATGTGCTGGTTTTGCTCAGCCTGTTTTTTTGTGTAGAACTGGGTGCAGGCATCTGGAGTCACAGCCTATCGCTTCTGGCTGATGCTGAACATCTGCTGTCTGACCTGGCAGCTCTGGGCATAGCGCTGGGAGCTGCCTGGCTCTCCCGTTTTGCTAGTCGCTGGCAGGTATTGCACCGCTTACGCCTGGAAACTATGGCAGCATTGATCAATGGGATGAGTCTGGCTGGGGTTGCCTTCTGGATCGTGCAGGAGGCTATGGCCCGGTTTCAGACGCCGTCTCCTGAAATTCTGGGGTTGCCTATGCTGGTGACTGCCCTGGTGGGACTGCTGATCAACAGCATCAACGTGGCCTGCTTACATGGGTGCAGTCATCAAGATCTGAGTACCAAGGGAGCTTTTTTTCATGTCCTGTCCGATGTGATCAGTTCCGTCGGAACCGTTCTGGCCGCGATCGCAGTCATCTGGTTGGATTGGTCTTGGGCAGATGGGGTGATCAGTTTAATGGTTGCCGGATTGATTGCCCTGTTTTCTGCGTACCTGGTGGTTCAATGCGTCAGTTGCTTACTGGGCTATCGTTCAGATACCTCCGTCTCTCTCTGCCACTGTCCGACTGGGACTGCAGCCTACGATCGGCAGCAGGCCGAGAAACTCCTGTTTCCCTCTTTGACGGACATTGTTTGA
- a CDS encoding ABC transporter ATP-binding protein, whose translation MLEVQDIHTYYGNIHALKGTSLYVEEGEIVTLIGSNGAGKTTTLRTIQGLLRPSQGTIRFNGQALEVLSAEAIVRLGISQSPEGRLVFPRMTVLENLEMGAFSRNDRLGIKSDLERAMVLFPRLKERVNQKAGTLSGGEQQMLAIARALMARPRLLLLDEPSMGLAPLLVSQIFSIIKDINSQGMTILLVEQNARMALSVAHRGYVLQTGQIVLTGTAKELQVNETVRKAYLGEN comes from the coding sequence ATGCTAGAAGTTCAGGACATTCACACCTATTACGGCAACATCCATGCCCTCAAAGGCACTTCCCTGTACGTTGAAGAGGGAGAGATCGTCACCTTGATCGGGAGCAATGGAGCCGGAAAAACCACCACGCTGCGAACGATTCAGGGATTGTTGCGTCCCAGTCAGGGCACGATTCGCTTTAACGGACAGGCACTGGAGGTTCTCTCTGCCGAGGCGATCGTTCGGTTGGGCATCTCCCAGAGTCCGGAAGGCCGACTGGTGTTTCCCCGCATGACGGTGCTGGAGAACCTGGAGATGGGAGCCTTTTCCCGGAATGACAGATTGGGCATCAAATCAGATCTGGAACGGGCTATGGTGTTGTTTCCCCGGCTGAAAGAACGGGTGAATCAGAAAGCGGGCACCCTCTCCGGCGGGGAACAACAGATGCTGGCGATCGCCCGGGCCTTGATGGCCCGCCCCCGCTTGCTGCTGCTGGATGAACCCAGTATGGGTCTGGCTCCCCTGCTAGTGAGTCAAATCTTTTCCATCATCAAAGATATCAACAGCCAGGGAATGACTATTTTACTGGTGGAACAAAACGCTCGCATGGCCCTCAGCGTGGCCCATCGAGGCTATGTCCTGCAAACAGGCCAGATTGTGTTGACAGGCACGGCTAAAGAATTACAGGTGAATGAGACGGTGCGGAAGGCTTATCTGGGGGAGAACTAG
- a CDS encoding alkaline phosphatase PhoX — translation MSNLSRRQLLMFFGASAGAAAIAPEVGEALLGLGSTAAEAAAPLAFTALYLPSPLPIHKVLRSYQPTGGFNTDGSPKFALKTPSANPKPASYAVVDDVVVPPEYDRYVIVGWGDKVFANTPYAKASDYFGYNCDYTGYVPVASSADDVYLWVNHEYVSFPIAGSAPGAVASVQTLPGTYEPVIGKPLPATRNTELDGEFLYNTGGSIVRITRTAANGRFVVNGNKAGNWRVHGLSGLGLNATRPGGFPSNWGAADYQQGDDRYLIGTGPAVKDVFEKVNTDSLGNKIIGTSFNCSGGTTPWYTIMSAEENFQGGGAFFSGVTEGIKKDGSQAGYTAGTTGERFGQVGEKYGWMVEIDPANPSWRVRKHSALGRFRHENITMRVEAGKKLVAYMGDDRRGGHTWKYVSKGVVADPTSKANSALLEDGTLYVAKFNENGTGEWIPLTLDTPTNPVSPGVISQIAYDAFPQFRTGAVPAASSAQQRLVNGLVNLPRRAGVAGQTAEGGFLAVTRLNEATILPAYQGKKLSDFYDNLGAILCDAYPAANLVGGTPTARPEDLEVSPLDPRQVFIAYTDGAPGSDGYPDARIFQVAKFSASVNATQQPGGLYRITEDSADSTGTTFQWIKYNQGGEAGSQGASGFAAVDNLAFDPLGNIWGVTDMSTGLHNGFQEGTSGTPLTINHTAIGDVSNFVGVFGNNWMFYVPTSGPNAGQVTPFAYGPVRCEMTGPTFVGNTLIVSVQHPGEDCPIDDGTVLTRTTEMLALDGTLFNQTRSVNRGSSWPGNLPDAAFSAGTNNFKGALPRPTVIGIRRKTGNRFI, via the coding sequence ATGTCTAATTTAAGCCGTCGGCAACTGCTGATGTTTTTTGGAGCCAGTGCGGGTGCTGCTGCTATTGCTCCCGAAGTAGGCGAAGCCCTGCTGGGTCTGGGGTCCACTGCTGCTGAAGCTGCTGCGCCGCTCGCCTTCACTGCCCTATATCTGCCCAGCCCGCTGCCCATCCACAAGGTTCTGAGAAGCTATCAGCCCACGGGTGGTTTTAATACGGATGGCAGCCCCAAGTTTGCCCTCAAAACCCCTTCTGCCAATCCCAAGCCAGCATCCTATGCGGTAGTGGATGATGTGGTTGTGCCTCCCGAATACGATCGCTATGTGATCGTAGGCTGGGGTGACAAGGTGTTTGCCAACACCCCCTACGCCAAAGCCTCTGACTACTTCGGTTACAACTGCGATTACACCGGCTACGTTCCGGTAGCAAGCAGTGCAGATGACGTGTACCTCTGGGTCAACCATGAATACGTCTCCTTCCCCATCGCAGGTAGCGCTCCTGGCGCAGTTGCCTCTGTACAGACTCTGCCCGGCACCTATGAGCCTGTGATCGGTAAGCCCCTGCCTGCGACCAGAAACACGGAACTGGATGGGGAATTCCTCTACAACACCGGCGGTTCCATTGTTCGGATCACCCGCACCGCTGCCAACGGACGCTTCGTTGTGAACGGGAATAAGGCTGGCAACTGGCGCGTCCATGGCCTCTCCGGTTTGGGTCTGAATGCTACCCGGCCCGGTGGCTTCCCCAGCAACTGGGGTGCTGCGGACTATCAGCAGGGGGATGACCGTTACCTGATTGGTACCGGACCAGCGGTTAAGGATGTGTTCGAGAAGGTCAACACCGATAGCCTGGGCAACAAGATCATCGGCACCAGCTTCAACTGTTCCGGTGGCACGACCCCCTGGTATACCATCATGTCTGCTGAAGAAAACTTCCAGGGTGGCGGTGCCTTCTTCTCTGGCGTGACCGAAGGGATCAAGAAGGATGGAAGCCAGGCTGGTTACACCGCAGGCACCACCGGTGAGCGGTTCGGTCAGGTGGGCGAGAAGTACGGCTGGATGGTCGAAATCGACCCAGCCAACCCAAGCTGGAGAGTCCGGAAGCACAGCGCTCTGGGTCGTTTCCGCCACGAAAATATCACCATGCGGGTGGAAGCTGGCAAGAAGCTGGTGGCCTACATGGGTGACGATCGTCGGGGTGGTCACACCTGGAAGTACGTCAGTAAAGGGGTTGTGGCTGATCCCACCAGCAAAGCCAACAGCGCATTGCTGGAAGACGGTACCCTCTACGTGGCCAAGTTTAATGAGAATGGTACCGGTGAGTGGATTCCACTCACCCTGGACACGCCGACCAACCCCGTTTCCCCCGGTGTGATCTCTCAGATCGCCTACGATGCTTTCCCCCAATTCCGCACGGGGGCGGTGCCAGCAGCTTCTAGCGCTCAACAGCGTCTGGTCAATGGCCTGGTCAACCTGCCCCGACGGGCTGGTGTTGCCGGTCAAACTGCTGAGGGTGGGTTCCTGGCGGTTACCCGCCTGAACGAAGCTACGATTCTGCCTGCTTACCAGGGCAAGAAACTGAGTGACTTCTACGATAACCTGGGCGCAATCCTCTGTGATGCCTATCCGGCAGCGAACCTGGTGGGTGGTACTCCTACGGCTCGTCCAGAAGATCTGGAAGTCAGCCCCCTCGACCCCCGTCAGGTCTTCATCGCCTACACCGATGGCGCTCCTGGTAGCGATGGTTATCCCGATGCCCGCATTTTCCAGGTGGCTAAGTTCAGTGCATCTGTGAACGCAACCCAGCAGCCCGGTGGTCTCTACCGGATTACGGAAGACAGTGCCGACAGCACGGGTACAACCTTCCAGTGGATCAAGTACAACCAGGGTGGAGAAGCAGGTTCTCAGGGTGCTTCTGGTTTTGCCGCTGTGGATAACCTGGCTTTCGACCCCCTGGGTAACATCTGGGGTGTCACGGACATGTCCACCGGTTTGCACAACGGTTTCCAGGAGGGAACCAGCGGCACTCCCCTGACGATCAACCACACGGCGATTGGCGATGTCTCCAACTTCGTCGGGGTATTTGGCAACAACTGGATGTTCTATGTCCCCACCAGCGGCCCCAATGCGGGTCAGGTGACTCCCTTTGCCTACGGCCCAGTTCGCTGTGAGATGACAGGCCCAACCTTTGTGGGTAACACCCTGATTGTCTCCGTGCAGCACCCTGGTGAAGATTGCCCGATCGACGATGGCACCGTCCTCACCCGGACGACCGAAATGCTGGCCCTGGATGGTACCCTGTTCAACCAGACCCGCAGCGTAAATCGGGGCAGCTCCTGGCCCGGCAACCTGCCTGATGCGGCCTTCAGCGCTGGTACGAACAACTTCAAGGGTGCCCTCCCCCGTCCGACCGTGATCGGGATCCGTCGCAAGACTGGCAACCGCTTCATCTAA
- a CDS encoding DUF1611 domain-containing protein has protein sequence MRNPSEIIRNPETRMAILLHDGVRGVQGKTGLSLLRYSPTTIVAVIDADTAGASLPELTGIPRQVPIVASVVEALAFQPQVLAIGIAPSGGALPAVWMHEIERAIDAGLSIVNGLHTPMLPTFQKELRQGQWIWDVRQEPTGLTVGSGRARQLTCRRVLAVGTDMSIGKMTTGLELHRASLRQGLRSRFIGTGQTALMLGEVGVPLDAVRVDFASGAVEEWLMRVGPGQDIVHVEGQGSLLNPASTATLPLLRGAQPTHLILAHRFGQTHIRTFPDVAIPPLPEVIHLYQTVAAAGGAFTPAKVAAIALNTAHLDETAARAAIDQTQAETGLPCTDPIRYGVELLLDAILANP, from the coding sequence ATGAGAAATCCCAGTGAAATTATTCGCAACCCTGAAACCCGCATGGCAATTTTGCTCCATGATGGCGTGCGGGGCGTCCAGGGGAAAACAGGACTGTCCCTGTTGCGCTACAGTCCAACCACGATCGTCGCCGTGATCGACGCGGACACCGCTGGAGCATCCCTGCCAGAGCTAACAGGGATACCGCGACAGGTTCCGATCGTGGCTTCTGTGGTGGAAGCCCTGGCCTTTCAGCCCCAGGTGCTGGCGATTGGCATTGCCCCATCCGGAGGAGCCTTACCAGCAGTCTGGATGCATGAGATTGAGCGGGCGATCGATGCGGGATTGTCGATCGTTAATGGCCTGCATACCCCGATGCTACCGACCTTTCAGAAAGAATTGCGCCAAGGGCAATGGATCTGGGATGTGCGTCAGGAGCCTACGGGTCTGACGGTGGGCAGTGGACGGGCGCGACAACTCACCTGTCGGCGGGTGCTGGCGGTGGGCACCGATATGTCGATCGGCAAAATGACCACAGGACTAGAACTGCATCGGGCTTCTCTGCGACAGGGCCTGCGCTCCCGTTTCATTGGCACGGGACAGACTGCCCTCATGCTGGGAGAAGTGGGGGTACCCCTGGATGCAGTGCGGGTGGATTTTGCTTCCGGTGCAGTAGAAGAATGGCTGATGCGGGTGGGACCAGGGCAAGACATTGTGCATGTTGAAGGGCAGGGGTCTTTGCTAAATCCAGCTTCCACCGCCACATTGCCTCTGTTGCGCGGAGCCCAACCCACCCACCTGATTCTGGCCCATCGCTTTGGCCAGACCCATATTCGTACCTTTCCGGACGTAGCCATTCCGCCGTTGCCAGAGGTGATTCACCTCTATCAGACGGTGGCCGCTGCTGGCGGAGCCTTTACCCCAGCCAAGGTGGCCGCGATCGCCCTCAATACAGCCCATCTGGATGAGACAGCGGCCAGGGCGGCGATCGACCAGACTCAGGCTGAAACTGGCTTGCCCTGTACGGATCCAATCCGCTATGGGGTTGAGCTATTGCTGGATGCAATCCTGGCCAATCCCTGA
- a CDS encoding dipeptide epimerase, whose product MKIQVEAFTVHKRFPLTISRGTTAQSTNVWVRVQHEGIEGWGEGSPFSIGDCPQTTEAIVHALQQAIPLLASYSPLEQQAIAPLLQSLPSAAQAAIDTALLDWLGKSVGLPLWQLWGLDREKIGPTSVTIGINPPNIAQQRVRDWLQLTQAQAVKVKLGSPAGVEADRAMLTAVLAEVPAGTKLSVDANGGWTLDEAIQMSHWLAEQGVTYIEQPMTRGQECQLVKLYRQSPLPIFVDESCFTSRDIPLLADRIHGINIKLMKSGGLSEALRMIHTARACELQVMFGCYSDSTLANTAMAHLSPLADHLDLDSHLNLLDDPFTGAYLQNGCLIPPDLPGLGIKADRQ is encoded by the coding sequence ATGAAAATCCAGGTTGAGGCCTTCACGGTGCATAAGCGGTTTCCTCTGACGATCAGTCGGGGAACAACGGCGCAGAGCACAAATGTCTGGGTCAGAGTGCAGCACGAGGGCATCGAAGGCTGGGGAGAGGGATCTCCGTTCTCGATCGGGGACTGCCCCCAAACCACCGAGGCGATCGTCCATGCCCTGCAGCAGGCTATCCCGTTGCTGGCCTCCTACAGTCCCCTGGAGCAACAGGCGATCGCTCCCCTACTCCAGTCCCTCCCTTCGGCAGCCCAGGCCGCGATCGACACAGCCCTGCTGGACTGGTTGGGAAAGTCTGTGGGCCTGCCCCTCTGGCAACTGTGGGGGCTGGATCGGGAAAAAATTGGCCCCACTTCAGTCACGATCGGCATTAATCCCCCCAATATTGCTCAGCAGCGCGTGCGAGACTGGCTGCAGTTAACTCAGGCCCAGGCTGTGAAAGTCAAACTGGGCAGTCCGGCAGGGGTGGAGGCAGATCGAGCCATGCTGACAGCAGTGCTGGCAGAAGTCCCAGCAGGTACAAAACTAAGTGTAGATGCCAATGGTGGCTGGACTCTGGATGAAGCCATCCAAATGAGTCACTGGCTGGCGGAACAGGGGGTTACCTATATTGAGCAACCCATGACCAGAGGCCAGGAATGTCAACTAGTCAAGCTATACCGCCAGTCTCCCCTACCCATCTTTGTGGATGAGAGTTGCTTTACCAGTCGGGACATTCCCTTGCTGGCCGATCGGATCCATGGCATCAACATTAAACTGATGAAATCTGGAGGGTTATCAGAAGCCCTGCGGATGATCCATACCGCCCGAGCCTGCGAGCTGCAGGTCATGTTTGGATGTTACTCTGACAGTACTCTGGCGAACACCGCCATGGCCCATCTCTCTCCCTTAGCCGATCACCTGGATCTGGACAGCCACCTCAACCTGCTGGATGATCCCTTTACCGGAGCCTACCTTCAGAATGGATGCCTGATTCCTCCAGACCTCCCTGGCCTGGGCATCAAAGCCGATCGCCAATGA
- a CDS encoding aldo/keto reductase: MKTRQLGNTDIQITPLIMGTWQAGKRMWVGIDDAETTRAIRAAFEAGITTIDTAEVYGEGHSEQIVSRAIGDVRDQAVLATKVFANHLKYDQVIEACDRSLKNLKTDYIDLYQIHWPSGSFASEVVPISETMRAMTDLQQQGKIRAIGVSNFSKAQIEEAAQYGRIDSLQPPYSLFWRQVEKDAMPYCTAHNISILAYSSLAQGLLTGRFDLSHQFEPGDHRSKNRLFESDNYQRAQQALDQLRPIAERKQVSLGNLALAWLIAQPQTSAIVGARHAEQANENAGAVEIILSDSELQEIDAIGRLVTDYLDDDPLMWHFT, translated from the coding sequence ATGAAAACTCGGCAATTGGGCAACACAGATATCCAGATTACACCCCTGATTATGGGGACCTGGCAGGCGGGCAAACGCATGTGGGTGGGCATCGATGATGCAGAGACGACGCGAGCCATTCGGGCGGCGTTTGAGGCGGGTATCACTACGATCGACACCGCCGAAGTCTATGGGGAAGGCCACTCGGAACAGATTGTCAGTCGGGCTATTGGCGATGTGCGGGATCAGGCCGTTCTGGCTACGAAAGTATTTGCCAATCACCTCAAGTACGATCAGGTGATCGAAGCCTGCGATCGGTCGCTGAAGAACCTGAAAACAGACTACATTGACCTGTACCAGATTCACTGGCCCTCTGGATCTTTTGCCAGCGAAGTGGTGCCGATCTCAGAAACGATGCGGGCCATGACCGATCTCCAGCAGCAAGGCAAGATTCGGGCGATCGGGGTTTCCAATTTTTCCAAAGCTCAAATTGAAGAGGCCGCCCAGTATGGCCGGATTGATAGTCTGCAACCCCCCTATTCCCTGTTCTGGCGGCAGGTGGAAAAAGACGCCATGCCCTACTGCACGGCCCACAACATCTCCATCCTGGCCTATTCTTCCCTGGCCCAGGGACTGTTAACCGGCAGATTTGACCTGAGCCATCAGTTTGAACCCGGCGATCATCGCTCCAAGAACCGCCTGTTTGAATCAGACAACTACCAGCGAGCCCAGCAAGCCCTGGATCAACTGCGCCCGATCGCCGAGCGCAAACAGGTGAGCCTGGGCAATCTGGCCCTGGCCTGGTTAATTGCCCAACCCCAGACCAGCGCGATCGTTGGGGCACGGCATGCCGAACAGGCCAATGAAAATGCGGGTGCGGTTGAAATTATCCTCTCCGACAGCGAGTTACAGGAAATTGACGCGATCGGTCGCCTGGTTACGGATTACCTGGATGACGATCCGCTGATGTGGCATTTTACTTAG
- a CDS encoding cytochrome P450: MSSQTETPPTPIRKPLPRAADGSKLLKTLGIILWPVKRLEALAHQYGDIFVDEFHGFPPLVVISNPKAIQEIFTADPKKFESGSANQVLLPFVGTDSLFLLDGDRHLQRRKLLTPPFHGERMRAYGQLIGQITDQVIDKWSLKHPFAVHSSMQAISLRVILRAVFGLQEGERFEQISAILSAMMNAFTSPVTTSALFFRGLQQDWGAWSPWGRFLRQREQLDRLLYQEIHDRRQGTIPPGDDILSLMMAVQDEAGQGMTDKELRDELMTLLIAGQETTANSLTWALGWIHYLPDVRERLMQELATIDLDQAEPMDIAQLPYLSAVCQETLRIVPIAFFTFSRVLQVPMQLLDYDLPAGTVLSVCIYLTHHRPDLYPEPNQFRPERFLERQFSPYEFLPFGGSSRRCIGMAFALFEMKLALAKILSRYSLKSVEKKPPQAARRGLTFAPAGGTRLVVTADRKQA, encoded by the coding sequence ATGAGCAGCCAGACAGAAACTCCTCCAACGCCAATCCGCAAGCCTTTGCCCCGTGCTGCCGATGGTTCGAAGTTGTTGAAAACGTTGGGCATTATTTTATGGCCGGTGAAACGGCTGGAAGCCCTGGCTCACCAGTATGGGGATATTTTTGTAGATGAGTTTCATGGGTTTCCCCCGCTGGTCGTGATCAGCAATCCCAAAGCCATTCAGGAAATTTTTACGGCTGATCCCAAAAAATTTGAATCGGGTTCTGCCAATCAAGTGCTGCTGCCCTTTGTCGGCACAGACTCCCTGTTTTTGCTGGATGGCGATCGGCATCTGCAACGGCGCAAATTACTGACCCCACCCTTTCATGGGGAACGGATGCGGGCCTATGGTCAACTGATTGGCCAGATTACAGACCAAGTGATTGACAAGTGGTCCTTAAAGCACCCCTTTGCCGTCCACAGCAGTATGCAGGCGATTTCCCTGCGAGTGATCCTCAGAGCAGTTTTTGGGCTGCAGGAAGGGGAGCGATTTGAGCAAATCAGCGCCATTCTCTCGGCCATGATGAATGCCTTTACCTCACCCGTGACCACCAGTGCCCTGTTCTTCCGAGGCTTGCAGCAGGATTGGGGGGCCTGGAGTCCCTGGGGCCGGTTCTTACGGCAACGGGAACAACTGGATCGGCTCCTATACCAGGAAATCCACGATCGCCGCCAGGGCACTATTCCCCCCGGAGACGATATCCTCAGCCTGATGATGGCGGTCCAGGATGAAGCGGGTCAGGGGATGACCGATAAGGAACTGCGGGATGAGTTGATGACGTTGCTGATTGCGGGGCAAGAGACCACAGCCAATTCCCTCACCTGGGCCTTGGGCTGGATTCACTATCTGCCGGACGTGAGAGAGCGGCTGATGCAGGAACTGGCTACGATCGATCTGGACCAGGCAGAACCGATGGACATTGCCCAGCTCCCCTATCTGAGTGCGGTCTGCCAGGAAACTCTGCGAATTGTGCCGATCGCCTTCTTCACCTTCTCACGGGTGTTGCAGGTCCCGATGCAACTGCTGGACTATGACTTGCCAGCAGGAACTGTTCTGTCCGTTTGCATCTATCTCACCCATCATCGTCCGGATCTGTATCCAGAACCCAACCAGTTCCGGCCAGAACGGTTTCTGGAGCGGCAGTTTTCCCCCTATGAGTTTTTACCCTTCGGCGGTAGTAGTCGGCGCTGTATCGGGATGGCCTTTGCCCTGTTTGAAATGAAACTGGCCCTGGCCAAAATTCTCTCCCGTTATTCTTTGAAATCGGTTGAGAAAAAGCCGCCCCAAGCGGCTCGTCGAGGGTTGACCTTTGCTCCGGCTGGGGGAACCCGATTGGTCGTCACAGCCGATCGCAAGCAGGCATAA
- a CDS encoding tetratricopeptide repeat protein — MFWKEFKCVPILLFAFGFLSPIALPALAATTATEYRELGLRYRNEGQFPAAIAAFQKSVKLDPKTASGWVLLGWTQHLATQEKAAAESLVQAIRLDSTNVPAFNALGIVYLVQGDLNWTLFTHRWALLLQDDNEIAYYNLSLAYERLKSYKVAIDMAQKAAKLEPSNPHPLVAAAIAHLGSGDRAAARESYRQAIALESRYRDRAFLAEDLKQAGFSSDQIQRTEAVLDLVNESEEHSS; from the coding sequence GTGTTTTGGAAAGAATTTAAGTGCGTTCCAATCCTGTTGTTTGCCTTCGGGTTTCTATCCCCGATCGCACTTCCAGCCCTGGCAGCTACCACGGCTACTGAATATCGGGAACTGGGATTGCGCTATCGCAATGAGGGCCAGTTTCCGGCGGCGATCGCCGCTTTCCAAAAGTCGGTGAAACTGGATCCCAAGACCGCTTCCGGCTGGGTGCTCCTGGGCTGGACTCAGCATCTGGCCACCCAGGAGAAGGCAGCGGCAGAGTCCCTGGTGCAGGCCATTCGCCTCGATTCCACCAATGTTCCGGCCTTCAATGCCCTGGGCATTGTTTATCTGGTCCAGGGAGATTTGAACTGGACCCTATTCACCCATCGCTGGGCTTTGCTCCTGCAAGACGATAATGAAATTGCCTATTACAATCTAAGTCTGGCCTATGAGCGCTTGAAGTCCTACAAGGTAGCGATCGACATGGCCCAGAAGGCTGCCAAACTGGAACCGAGCAATCCCCACCCTCTGGTGGCAGCAGCTATTGCTCATCTGGGTTCTGGCGATCGGGCAGCAGCACGGGAATCTTACCGGCAGGCGATCGCCCTGGAGAGCCGGTATCGCGATCGGGCGTTTCTCGCCGAAGACTTAAAACAGGCCGGGTTCAGTTCTGACCAGATTCAACGCACTGAGGCTGTGCTGGATCTGGTCAACGAGTCAGAGGAGCATTCATCATGA
- a CDS encoding SRPBCC family protein, translating to MKFSHTIATTASRQAIWRLWTDVSTWAEWDTELKSAYLNGNFALGSKGTLVPKTGVKSAFEITEYHPGESYAFTIPLFLSQLTIRRSFSDREGLTKFTHEIRFSGFLGGLFGFLLGRKFKRVLPSVMENLRLQAECEL from the coding sequence ATGAAGTTTTCTCATACGATCGCAACTACAGCTTCACGGCAGGCCATCTGGCGTCTCTGGACAGATGTCTCAACCTGGGCTGAGTGGGATACAGAACTGAAATCAGCCTATTTGAATGGCAATTTTGCTCTGGGAAGCAAAGGCACACTGGTGCCCAAAACGGGGGTGAAATCTGCTTTTGAGATTACGGAGTATCATCCTGGTGAAAGCTACGCCTTTACCATCCCGCTATTCTTAAGCCAATTAACGATCCGTCGCTCCTTTTCTGATCGGGAAGGATTGACAAAATTTACCCATGAAATTCGGTTTTCGGGTTTTTTGGGTGGTTTATTCGGCTTTCTCCTGGGGCGAAAATTCAAGCGGGTGTTGCCTTCAGTCATGGAAAATTTACGCCTTCAGGCCGAATGTGAATTGTGA
- a CDS encoding nitronate monooxygenase family protein has protein sequence MQPLPSLQIGQHVARYPVIQGGMGIRISGARLAAAVANAGGIGIISAVALGLNSPYFDIKVRNTHKRREQFFEANRLALIDEIQKARGLSPDGVIGVNVMVAAQDYETLIRTAAEQGVNLIISGAGLPFQMPEYAAGYPEVALVPIVSTTRAARIICRKWERQYGRLPDAFVVENPNSAGGHLGAKSEELGDPALEAEQVIPELVAYLQQEVGQPIPVIAAGGAWDRADIDRMLALGARGVQIGTRFITTNECDADIRYKEFHLQARSEDVVIISSPVGLPGRALRNAFVEKALAGSPDLEKRCLLNCLHTCKCRDEQQYYCIIQALDRAARGDIENGLIFAGSNAGRAERIISVAELMAELVA, from the coding sequence ATGCAACCCTTACCTTCCCTCCAAATTGGCCAGCACGTTGCCCGCTATCCCGTTATTCAGGGAGGCATGGGCATCCGCATTTCAGGGGCACGGCTGGCTGCTGCTGTGGCCAACGCAGGGGGCATTGGCATCATCTCCGCTGTTGCTCTGGGGCTAAACTCACCGTACTTCGATATTAAGGTACGCAATACCCACAAGCGGCGAGAGCAGTTTTTTGAGGCCAATCGGCTGGCTCTGATTGATGAAATTCAGAAAGCCCGTGGCCTCAGTCCTGATGGGGTGATTGGAGTAAATGTCATGGTGGCGGCCCAGGATTACGAAACCCTGATTCGCACTGCGGCGGAACAGGGGGTGAATTTGATTATCTCTGGAGCTGGACTGCCGTTCCAGATGCCCGAATATGCCGCAGGCTATCCAGAGGTGGCCCTGGTGCCGATCGTGTCCACAACCCGCGCCGCTCGCATCATCTGCCGTAAATGGGAACGTCAGTATGGGCGGCTTCCGGATGCCTTTGTGGTGGAAAATCCCAATTCGGCGGGAGGGCATCTGGGGGCAAAATCAGAGGAACTGGGGGATCCAGCATTGGAGGCCGAGCAGGTGATCCCAGAACTGGTGGCCTATCTGCAACAGGAAGTCGGGCAACCTATTCCGGTGATTGCGGCAGGAGGAGCCTGGGATCGGGCCGATATCGATCGGATGCTGGCTTTGGGTGCAAGGGGTGTCCAGATTGGCACCCGCTTTATCACCACGAATGAATGCGATGCAGATATCCGCTACAAGGAATTTCACCTGCAGGCCCGATCGGAGGATGTGGTGATTATCTCCAGCCCGGTCGGATTACCAGGACGGGCATTGCGGAATGCCTTTGTAGAAAAGGCTCTGGCCGGTTCTCCTGATCTGGAAAAACGATGTCTTTTGAACTGTCTCCATACCTGTAAATGTCGTGATGAGCAGCAATACTATTGCATTATTCAGGCATTGGATCGAGCTGCCCGTGGAGATATTGAAAATGGCTTGATTTTTGCTGGAAGTAATGCTGGACGAGCCGAACGTATTATCTCTGTTGCAGAACTGATGGCAGAGTTAGTGGCCTGA